The Plectropomus leopardus isolate mb chromosome 7, YSFRI_Pleo_2.0, whole genome shotgun sequence genome window below encodes:
- the has1 gene encoding hyaluronan synthase 1 — protein MELKPLLKKLGSTVRAIFTFSFALLVLGVMVWAYVDGFQLATSKYGIISFGFYGLLLSLHVLVQSFFAFIEHRRMKARTNPCTFTKTIGFTISAYQEDPVYLRECLNSIRALKYPPELLRIIMVIDGNSDDDRYMMEMFREVFADQDPGCYVWKNNYHTWDPTQAQQEVKMAIGPGGDADYAIGEDPQRKDVEHLIQSKRCVCIMQKWGGKREVMYTAFKALGPSVDYIQVCDSDTKLDSLATVELCKVLESNHKYGAVGGDVMILNLKDSYISFMSSLRYWMAFNIERSCQSFFNCVSCISGPLGLYRNDLLQQFLESWYNQKFLGTHCTFGDDRHLTNRMLSMGYATKYTARSKCYTETPAQFLRWLNQQTRWTKSYFREWLYNAMWWHKHHLWMTYESIVSGIFPFFVTATIIQLFWTGTVWDILWILCCIQLIGLVKAAYACILRRDIVMVFMSLYSVLYMTSLLPAKYFAIITMNKSSWGTSGRRKIVGNYMPLLPLSVWATILLGGLGYTIYKESQLDWFTPAKILETKFIVYGCVAYIFYWLFMMLLYWVWFRKLCRKRSQKYTVNV, from the exons atggaGCTGAAACCTTTATTGAAGAAGCTGGGCTCAACAGTCCGCGCCATCTTCACTTTCTCCTTTGCTCTGCTGGTCTTGGGCGTGATGGTGTGGGCCTATGTTGATGGTTTCCAGCTGGCGACATCCAAGTATGGAATCATCTCCTTTGGCTTTTATGGACTGCTCCTCTCACTCCACGTGTTGGTCCAGAGCTTTTTCGCTTTTATTGAGCATCGGCGAATGAAAGCGCGCACAAACCCCTGCACCTTCACCAAAACCATCGGCTTCACTATTTCAGCCTACCAGGAGGACCCTGTGTATCTGAGAGAGTGCCTCAACTCCATCAGGGCCCTCAAGTATCCTCCTGAGCTGCTGCGCATCATCATGGTGATAGATGGGAACTCAGATGATGACCGGTATATGATGGAAATGTTCAGGGAGGTGTTCGCAGACCAAGACCCTGGCTGTTATGTGTGGAAAAACAACTACCACACTTGGGACCCCACACAGGCACAGCAGGAGGTGAAAATGGCAATAGGACCAGGAGGGGATGCAGATTATGCCATAGGTGAGGATCCACAGCGAAAAGACGTTGAGCACCTGATCCAGAGCAAGAGGTGCGTGTGCATCATGCAAAAGTGGGGCGGCAAGCGGGAGGTGATGTACACAGCGTTTAAAGCACTCGGGCCATCAGTTGACTATATACAg GTGTGTGACTCTGACACCAAGCTGGACTCTCTGGCCACCGTGGAGCTGTGTAAAGTGTTGGAGAGCAACCACAAGTACGGTGCAGTGGGAGGAGATGTGATGATCCTCAACCTGAAAGACTCTTACATCAGCTTCATGAGCAGTCTGAGGTACTGGATGGCTTTCAACATCGAAAGGTCCTGCCAGTCCTTCTTCAACTGTGTGTCCTGCATAAGTGGTCCTCtgg GTCTCTACCGGAACGATCTCCTCCAACAGTTTCTGGAGTCCTGGTACAATCAGAAGTTTTTGGGAACTCACTGCACATTTGGTGACGACAGACATCTTACCAACCGAATGCTGAGCATGGGCTATGCTACAAA ATACACAGCTCGCTCCAAATGTTACACGGAGACACCAGCTCAGTTCCTGCGCTGGCTCAACCAGCAGACTCGCTGGACAAAATCCTACTTCCGTGAGTGGCTCTACAACGCAATGTGGTGGCACAAGCACCACCTCTGGATGACCTATGAGTCCATTGTCTCAggtatttttcctttcttcGTCACCGCCACCATCATCCAGCTGTTCTGGACAGGCACTGTGTGGGACATCCTCTGGATCCTGTGCTGCATCCAGCTCATTGGGCTGGTGAAAGCAGCGTACGCCTGCATCCTGCGCAGAGACATAGTCATGGTGTTTATGTCCCTCTACTCGGTTCTGTACATGACCAGCCTGCTGCCAGCTAAGTACTTTGCTATAATCACCATGAACAAAAGCAGCTGGGGGACATCAGGCCGGCGTAAGATAGTAGGGAACTACATGCCCCTCCTGCCTCTGTCGGTATGGGCCACCATTTTATTAGGTGGGCTTGGTTATACAATCTACAAGGAAAGTCAACTGGATTGGTTTACTCCTGCCAAAATACTGGAGACAAAGTTTATTGTGTATGGCTGCGTGGCGTACATATTCTACTGGCTGTTTATGATGCTCCTCTACTGGGTGTGGTTCCGTAAACTATGTAGGAAACGCAGCCAAAAATACACTGTGAATGTGTAG
- the LOC121946114 gene encoding trypsin-3-like, with the protein MKLFFLLALFGGAAAVALREDNKIVGGYECPKHSVPYQVSLFTGYNFCGGTLLSDEWVLSAAHCKSKSDVEIRLGEHDIWEHEGTEQHIMSSKFIRHPNYNSRTQDSDIMLIKLSRPATLNSYVRPAKLPTKCAIDGTMCHISGWGSLRPSNEGSRFPAKLQCLDAPLLSDDTCFNAYPFQITENMICAGFLEGGKDSCQGDSGGPMTCDGELQGVVSWGHGCALRKKPGVYTKVCNYISWIKDTMASG; encoded by the exons ATGAAGCTGTTCTTTCTTCTGGCTCTCTTTGGAGGGGCAG CGGCAGTTGCCCTGAGGGAAGATAACAAGATTGTCGGAGGATATGAGTGCCCAAAACATTCTGTGCCTTACCAAGTGTCTCTCTTTACTGGATATAACTTCTGTGGCGGCACTCTTCTGTCTGATGAGTGGgtgctctctgctgctcactGCAAATCAAA GTCAGATGTAGAAATTCGCCTGGGAGAGCACGACATCTGGGAACATGAGGGGACTGAGCAGCACATCATGTCCTCCAAGTTTATTCGCCACCCTAACTATAACTCCCGCACACAGGACAGTGACATCATGCTGATCAAACTGAGTCGCCCTGCCACTCTGAACAGCTATGTACGCCCTGCGAAGCTCCCtacaaaatgtgccattgacGGGACAATGTGCCACATCTCTGGATGGGGGAGTCTTCGTCCCAGCAATGAGGGAT CAAGGTTCCCTGCTAAGTTGCAATGCCTGGACGCCCCACTTCTGAGCGACGACACGTGCTTTAATGCATATCCTTTCCAAATCACTGAAAACATGATCTGTGCTGGATTTTTGGAGGGAGGGAAGGACTCCTGTCAG GGTGACTCTGGGGGTCCCATGACATGTGATGGAGAACTTCAGGGAGTTGTGTCTTGGGGCCATGGCTGTGCTCTGAGGAAGAAGCCCGGGGTATACACGAAAGTTTGCAATTACATCTCCTGGATCAAGGACACCATGGCGTCTGGCTGA